The following are encoded in a window of Sphaeramia orbicularis chromosome 20, fSphaOr1.1, whole genome shotgun sequence genomic DNA:
- the LOC115411132 gene encoding oxygen-regulated protein 1-like isoform X2, translated as MMNETGFRRTLPDQLSGSGHTFGTPRQTSITNPILSKRVCFYKSGDPQFNGLRMVINNRTFKTFDALLDSLSKKVPLPFGVRNITTPRGVHAICNLDELEDGKSYICSDSRKVKPINLAVARKKLPPWYHARPVSSRRRTVQKARFFPGHSIRRQEPLVMRTPKKLLVFCNGDPSIKRSVVLHKRTTPTFESILGYISELMQFPVVKLHTPDGRRVDGLPGLIMCSGTVVAVGREPFKPSNYTAKKSASPTSPTQLPSKRMGGRRLKAVNRKKKTPSNTSKSRIFSPSSERYIVSQIQNSITESLCNPTNSVELESSRILDSGGETEMETCLGNGAEGQDCALPTDDDIEKSFRVNQDGSMTVEMRVRLTIKEEETVHWTTTLTRSTVANQLTFLPDLEQEEEICSAKSNPKDLHTPSTAIETTKKEDPTSLGNEAFSQNSFEEDKIQVHTDEVSTQTTPTPGQMHIKEKQTSVESITSVTADGIQEGMVGSYSYREQIENVAMTEQYCMVKQSSTRPVPKPRRLGSVDANSRQISTFKSAEILQIESSEEEVTETVMHIYEQQTCQDNFLANFYTQGMSASAITVCRPATSDTGHLSSSSEFEPEPLRPSTASESISIWQAESMSLTSDLTLPSLKRGAIQATNAHQQSQKLTKSKGNPKQREVNNSKRVSAKPKVTNKRIPEKRQKENSGEATEKRKKGKTFSSAGFIKRIYGTSSKNMMKLKKRQAQNKDGGVTTKSLQVSDDTIIKDPDIPTAQENMKNAVSLEKDRLSVSPPEVSQLKGTLKRQTSMHQEKKSQNDCSDLSESMSLPAFNSSSSVTNEYVAEWLEKAQVKCTVNGGEESKPKAVAHVDSESGRSKDELCVMSVAEEETSKMQTVNTKSLPENVLTSSVKQRIQCFESKSSDSSVKKAAVTQQMVHKTNQTITTDAEHSLTQKNTDEIKPLSNGISYEISPLSTNIPTETPSDIEVESKSRPIKIQFQEATLLNTPSMDLPPPPPPESLVELSVAEKYGMDLSSVASSPLYRVSSVSSHMSEIPPLSVTPASDKAISPTDHTMEMTTSIETDNPSTLKETPLPRVPSVKRVPLVSNLSLERKMSLRRESVDKYTLCSDVPSSTDINIVGDNVLLNGICLTEKQQTPEETHQSSSTLDLMSSESCCTSASPASFTSEERESSASILSSEATTPSSLLCKKTKTIKTLSSTQKEAPSPKPLVKNVKQINSPSPERKPQMKKFSSEVSNTAPKSSLLHNHPSEKTMSPNVGKRKIATPPASPASERKQNLHKSKQQKITSPYSQSLDMVSPPVKQRSNRLSRNLSSDSASEEANRAQRKPSPQRMLHQTPQPTQGRTEKTQKSDTFMPLKISPTHEIMAKMSDDLTNAEPLNISNQLNMKPVLEKICSSIKSIRQSNERRSCLERSNSLPDFSSHVASIFGSSSKALLAFLSIMSLKDNMPNLNVDVLNADNVTCAEALQMIDSLSEIASIEDSYKLKNSLSNLQQSASQQLLQNWRDFQQFSNKCESSCSTPNYAEQGLLGKVGQQKVTEENHIDEVIDNLDIPEVLKEELASLSKAVSMTKKEDSVLNQCNFSSDDAFYASDTAQEDKANVDVGSTAVKKSTDIKQSKLVSVKVNLAKGQDMSSANKVAEQNQNQHVHKESELSDPESNSEQEGQLSANCYVELNISRNKSRSGLDSESNLVKEEQLKDGRKDMSNKDVQSKPAKPSKLETKQPNQTGCMGLDMSADEDASDVDEAPSSEGEQQDVEPKRLKVIVEESLSDAENEQQDVEPKQLKVIVKEHLSNTEKELQEAESKRLNVIVEESLSDAEEEEESIEEEEHVLNTIEEEEDQEELIETKVKLSSEDENSKTNNNSLSNIIDRTSLINYTESCNFDAEGDSGNDHSSYTDHADIEQPKTDEQFRSSTELSNCEKELNSDDKHVTDRYIDESTEYQQAKLSGNEKIKHHSEDIISHSVAERVSLLEKQVANTHNRSSNTRSSSQRNVHFVSDVEDSSSESPSPQSDLCASSAPQSSLSFSYDSSNVITTQPEGNRVKSIREMFLAKSATDVQQGQICYPGPKTSDLCDLRAETSVSGGYQSQTSSDLSSGEDDSSRKSITKGFVRRTIERLYGKKDSHSDVDEISERPPSAPKQKKKDHTSIFSPFHTATCKAMSELSYFNSTNALDTLTEARRCLAFNAQVGPGDSLTVDEGRWLLRDNTLIRKSVSDPVGINKTLSNSPQKEELCEDTEDNSPYSLFNTKSDEEDNKKSFSRKCTYFSLPHGSDSDPCQDDLSSVSKSSMNGDTLTETKDDSEDTKTWAERNGTLPGVISDFKMMDNKVHPLVEVPPDGEVVVAQPVKNQSVVNKRYEPDMLDFLYNFCGQHCPIL; from the exons ATGATGAACGAGACTGGGTTCCGGAGGACCCTCCCTGACCAGTTATCAGGGAGTGGGCACACCTTTGGCACGCCACGTCAGACCAGCATCACCAACCCCATCCTGTCAAAGCGGGTCTGCTTCTACAAAAGTGGAGACCCTCAGTTTAATGGTCTACGTATGGTCATCAATAACCGTACTTTTAAAACCTTTGATGCACTCTTGGACAGTTTGTCTAAAAAGGTTCCACTGCCATTTGGAGTGAGAAACATTACCACCCCTCGGGGGGTCCATGCAATCTGTAACTTGGACGAACTAGAGGATGGGAAGTCCTACATCTGTTCTGACAGCCGAAAGGTGAAACCAATCAATCTAGCAGTGGCCAGGAAGAAGCTGCCTCCTTGGTACCACGCTCGGCCTGTTAGTTCTCGCCGAAGGACAGTCCAAAAGGCCAGGTTTTTCCCCGGACACAGCATCCGCAGACAGGAGCCACTGGTTATGCGAACTCCAAAGAAGCTACTGGTCTTTTGCAATGGTGACCCCTCCATCAAACGCAGTGTGGTGCTTCACAAGAGGACTACACCTACATTTGAGTCTATCCTGGGATATATTTCAGAGCTGATGCAGTTCCCTGTGGTGAAATTACACACTCCTGATGGAAGACGT GTGGATGGTCTCCCTGGCTTGATAATGTGCTCTGGGACTGTAGTGGCTGTAGGCAGGGAGCCTTTCAAGCCTTCAAACTATACTGCAAAGAAATCAGCATCTCCAACATCTCCAACACAACTGCCAAGCAAGCGGATGGGTGGTAGAAGACTGAAGGCTGTAAACC GCAAAAAGAAAACTCCATCAAACACTTCTAAGTCAAGGATTTTCTCTCCCTCATCAGAGAGGTACATCGTGAGTCAGATTCAGAACTCCATTACAGAGAGTTTGTGCAACCCCACAAACTCAGTAGAGTTGGAGTCAAGCCGCATACTGGATTCAGGTGGAGAGACGGAGATGGAGACCTGCCTCGGCAATGGAGCTGAAGGGCAGGACTGTGCATTGCCCACAGATGATGATATTGAGAAGTCCTTTCGGGTGAATCAAGACGGGAGCATGACAGTAGAGATGAGGGTCCGGCTGACAATTAAAGAAGAGGAGACTGTCCATTGGACTACCACCCTGACCCGCTCCACTGTAGCCAATCAGCTTACTTTTTTACCAGACCTTGAACAAGAAGAGGAAATCTGCTCAGCAAAATCAAACCCTAAAGACTTACACACTCCCTCTACTGCCATAGAAACCACCAAAAAGGAGGATCCGACATCACTGGGCAACGAAGCTTTCAGTCAGAACAGCTTTGAGGAGGATAAAATCCAAGTGCATACAGATGAAGTGTCGACTCAGACGACACCAACCCCAGGACAAATGCACATTAAAGAAAAGCAAACCTCTGTGGAGAGCATCACATCAGTGACAGCAGACGGGATTCAGGAAGGTATGGTTGGTTCTTACTCCTACAGAGAACAGATAGAAAATGTAGCCATGACAGAGCAGTACTGCATGGTCAAGCAGAGTAGCACTAGACCAGTGCCCAAACCTAGAAGACTTGGCTCTGTGGATGCAAATAGTAGACAAATTTCTACTTTCAAATCAGCTGAGATCCTACAGATTGAATCCAGTGAGGAGGAGGTCACTGAGACGGTCATGCATATCTATGAGCAGCAGACCTGCCAGGACAATTTCCTTGCGAATTTTTATACACAGGGTATGTCTGCATCTGCAATTACTGTTTGCAGGCCAGCTACTTCAGACACAGGACATCTGTCATCTAGTAGTGAGTTTGAACCTGAACCCTTGAGACCCTCAACAGCCTCTGAGTCTATTAGTATCTGGCAGGCTGAAAGCATGTCCCTAACATCAGATTTAACCTTGCCATCATTAAAAAGAGGTGCAATTCAGGCAACAAATGCTCACCAACAATCCCAAAAGCTGACAAAAAGCAAAGGCAATCCCAAACAAAGAGAGGTCAATAACAGTAAGCGGGTTTCTGCAAAACCCAAAGTGACCAACAAACGAATacctgaaaaaaggcaaaaagaaaaTTCTGGAGAGGCAACTGAGAAGCGAAAGAAAGGGAAAACTTTCTCCAGTGCTGGGTTCATCAAGAGAATTTATGGGACATCATCCAAAAACATGATGAAGCTTAAAAAGAGACAAGCACAAAATAAGGATGGAGGTGTTACAACAAAAAGCTTGCAGGTGTCAGATGACACAATCATAAAAGACCCAGACATCCCAACCGcacaagaaaatatgaaaaatgctgTTTCTCTTGAAAAAGACAGACTGAGCGTTTCTCCTCCTGAAGTAAGCCAACTAAAGGGAACACTGAAACGGCAGACATCAATGCATCaggaaaaaaagagccaaaatgaTTGCAGTGATCTCAGTGAAAGCATGTCACTGCCTGCTTTTAACTCCTCCAGCTCTGTTACTAATGAATATGTAGCAGAGTGGCTGGAGAAAGCCCAAGTAAAATGCACTGTCAATGGAGGAGAGGAAAGTAAACCAAAAGCAGTTGCTCATGTAGACTCAGAGAGTGGCAGGTCAAAAGATGAGCTCTGTGTGATGAGTGTGGCAGAAGAAGAGACGTCCAAAATGCAAACTGTGAATACCAAGTCGCTGCCAGAGAATGTGCTTACTAGTAGTGTAAAACAAAGAATCCAATGCTTCGAAAGCAAATCATCTGATTCATCAGTGAAGAAAGCTGCAGTAACTCAGCAAATGGTTCATAAAACCAATCAGACCATCACCACAGATGCAGAGCACAGTTTAACTcagaaaaacacagatgaaaTAAAACCCCTCTCCAATGGCATCAGTTATGAAATAAGTCCACTATCTACTAACATTCCAACAGAAACACCATCAGACATCGAGGTGGAAAGTAAATCAAGACCAATCAAAATCCAATTTCAGGAAGCAACACTTCTGAATACACCTTCAATGGATctgccaccaccacctccacctgaGAGCCTGGTAGAGTTATCAGTCGCAGAAAAATATGGGATGGATTTATCTTCAGTAGCCAGCAGCCCATTATATAGGGTCTCATCAGTGAGCAGTCATATGTCGGAAATTCCACCATTATCTGTCACCCCTGCATCTGACAAGGCCATTTCACCTACCGACCACACAATGGAAATGACAACATCGATTGAGACTGACAATCCTTCAACGCTGAAGGAAACACCATTACCAAGAGTTCCATCTGTTAAAAGGGTCCCGTTGGTCAGTAATCTGTCTCTTGAAAGGAAAATGTCTCTGAGGAGGGAGTCTGTGGATAAATACACTTTATGTAGTGATGTCCCATCATCCACTGACATCAACATAGTGGGCGATAATGTGTTGCTCAATGGCATTTGTTTAACAGAGAAACAGCAAACACCAGAAGAGACACACCAATCAAGCAGCACCTTAGATTTGATGAGCAGTGAGTCGTGTTGTACATCTGCATCTCCTGCTAGTTTCACGTCAGAAGAGAGAGAGTCATCTGCCAGTATTTTATCAAGTGAAGCTACAACACCAAGTAGCCtcctgtgtaaaaaaacaaagactATAAAAACATTATCCTCAACTCAGAAAGAAGCACCATCTCCTAAACCCTTggtgaaaaatgtgaaacagataaACAGTCCATCTCCAGAAAGAAAACCCCAAATGAAGAAATTCTCCTCTGAAGTTTCTAATACTGCTCCAAAATCATCTTTGTTACATAATCATCCTTCTGAGAAAACTATGTCACCAAATGTTGGAAAGAGAAAAATTGCCACACCACCTGCTAGTCCTGCCAGTGAAAGAAAGCAGAACCTTCATAAATCCAAACAGCAAAAGATAACATCTCCATATTCTCAATCTCTTGACATGGTGTCACCACCTGTGAAGCAGAGGTCAAATAGACTCTCCAGAAACCTTTCCTCTGACAGTGCATCAGAAGAAGCAAACCGAGCACAAAGAAAACCATCACCTCAAAGAATGCTTCACCAAACACCTCAACCAACACaaggaagaacagaaaaaacacaaaagagtGACACTTTCATGCCCCTCAAAATTTCTCCAACACATGAAATCATGGCAAAAATGTCAGATGATCTTACAAATG CAGAGCCATTAAACATTTCAAACCAGCTAAACATGAAACCTGTACTTGAGAAGATTTGCTCTTCAATTAAGTCAATTAGACAATCGAACGAACGCCGATCGTGTCTAGAAAGGTCCAACAGCTTACCTGACTTTTCCTCTCATGTGGCCTCTATATTTGGCTCATCATCAAAAGCTCTTCTTGCTTTCTTATCTATCATGAGCCTGAAGGACAACATGCCCAATCTAAACGTAGATGTGCTGAATGCAGATAACGTAACCTGTGCTGAAGCTTTACAAATGATCGATTCTCTCAGTGAAATTGCCAGCATTGAGGATTCTTACAAgttaaaaaacagtttgtcaaaTTTACAACAATCTGCTTCGCagcagctgctgcaaaactggaGGGATTTCCAGCAATTTAGTAACAAATGCGAAAGTAGCTGCTCTACCCCAAATTATGCAGAGCAAGGACTTTTAGGTAAGGTTGGTCAACAAAAAGTCACTGAAGAGAATCATATTGATGAAGTAATAGATAATCTTGATATTCCAGAGGTACTTAAGGAAGAACTGGCTTCTCTTTCAAAGGCTGTCAGCATGACCAAAAAAGAGGATTCAGTGTTAAATCAATGTAATTTCTCTTCTGATGATGCTTTTTATGCTAGTGATACAGCTCAGGAAGACAAAGCTAATGTTGATGTTGGCTCAACTGCGGTAAAAAAATCCACAGACATTAAACAATCCAAATTAGTCAGCGTCAAGGTAAATCTTGCAAAAGGGCAGGACATGTCAAGTGCCAATAAGGTTGCAGAACAGAATCAAAATCAGCATGTGCACAAGGAAAGTGAATTATCTGACCCTGAAAGTAACTCTGAGCAGGAAGGGCAACTAAGCGCTAACTGCTATGTGGAGCTGAACATAAGCAGGAACAAAAGCAGATCAGGCCTAGATAGTGAAAGTAATCTGGTCAAGGAGGAGCAGCTAAAGGATGGACGTAAGGACATGAGTAACAAAGACGTTCAGTCTAAACCTGCAAAACCATCTAAATTAGAGACAAAACAGCCCAATCAAACAGGTTGTATGGGATTAGATATGAGTGCTGATGAAGATGCTTCAGATGTAGATGAGGCACCTTCCTCAGAGGGAGAACAGCAAGATGTTGAACCAAAGAGACTCAAGGTGATTGTTGAGGAAAGTTTATCTGATGCTGAGAACGAGCAACAAGATGTTGAACCTAAGCAGCTGAAGGTTATAGTTAAGGAACATTTGTCTAATACTGAGAAAGAACTTCAAGAGGCTGAATCAAAGAGACTTAATGTTATTGTTGAGGAAAGTTTGTCCgatgctgaggaggaggaggaaagtatAGAGGAGGAAGAACATGTTTTGAATACtattgaggaggaggaggatcaaGAGGAACTAATAGAGACAAAAGTTAAGTTAAGCTCAGAAgatgaaaacagtaaaacaaacaataacagtCTCAGCAACATAATAGATAGAACTAGCTTAATAAATTATACTGAATCTTGTAATTTTGATGCAGAAGGGGATAGTGGGAATGACCACAGCAGCTATACTGACCATGCAGACATAGAGCAGCCAAAGACAGATGAACAGTTCAGAAGCTCAACAGAACTGAGCAACTGTGAGAAAGAGCTCAACTCAGATGACAAACATGTTACAGACAGATACATAGATGAGAGTACAGAATATCAGCAGGCAAAACTGTCAGGAAATGAAAAAATCAAACATCACTCTGAAGATATTATATCACATTCTGTTGCAGAGAGAGTAAGTCTTCTGGAAAAGCAAGTTGCTAATACCCACAACAGGAGTTCAAACACCAGAAGTTCCTcacagagaaatgttcattttgtttctgaCGTTGAGGATTCGTCCTCGGAGTCTCCCTCGCCCCAGTCAGATCTCTGCGCCAGCTCAGCGCCTCAGTCATCATTATCTTTCAGCTACGATTCCAGTAATGTTATAACTACACAGCCAGAAGGCAACAGGGTCAAATCCATCAGGGAGATGTTCCTGGCAAAGAGTGCCACCGATGTTCAGCAAGGCCAAATATGTTATCCGGGCCCAAAAACATCAGATCTTTGTGATTTAAGAGCAGAAACCTCAGTTAGTGGTGGCTATCAGTCTCAGACTTCAAGTGACTTGTCAAGTGGTGAAGATGATTCATCCCGTAAATCCATCACTAAAGGTTTTGTGAGGAGAACAATTGAAAGGCTTTATGGCAAGAAAGACTCCCATTCAGATGTAGATGAAATAAGTGAAAGACCCCCATCTGCAcccaaacagaaaaagaaagatcaTACAAGCATTTTCTCTCCCTTCCATACAGCCACTTGTAAAGCAATGTCTGAGTTATCTTATTTTAATTCCACTAATGCACTGGACACCTTGACTGAAGCAAGACGATGCCTTGCTTTTAATGCCCAAGTCGGGCCTGGAGACAGTCTTACTGTCGATGAAGGACGGTGGCTTCTCAGGGACAACACACTGATTAGAAAgtctgtttcagatcctgttgGAATAAATAAAACCTTGTCGAACTCTCCGCAAAAGGAAGAACTGTGTGAGGACACAGAGGACAACTCTCCATATTCACTTTTCAATACGAAGTCGGATGAGGAAGATAACAAAAAGTCATTTTCAAGAAAGTGCACCTACTTTTCTTTGCCTCATGGCAGTGACTCAGATCCATGTCAGGATGATTTAAGTAGTGTGAGCAAGAGCAGCATGAACGGAGACACCCTGACAGAGACTAAGGACGACTCAGAAGACACGAAAACATGGGCAGAAAGGAACGGTACACTGCCTGGTGTTATTAGTGACTTTAAGATGATGGATAACAAAGTACATCCACTAGTTGAGGTTCCACCTGATGGTGAGGTTGTAGTAGCGCAGCCTGTTAAAAATCAATCAGTTGTGAACAAAAGGTATGAACCTGACATGTTGgactttttgtataatttttgtgGTCAACACTGTCCCATTCTGTAA
- the LOC115411132 gene encoding oxygen-regulated protein 1-like isoform X4: MMNETGFRRTLPDQLSGSGHTFGTPRQTSITNPILSKRVCFYKSGDPQFNGLRMVINNRTFKTFDALLDSLSKKVPLPFGVRNITTPRGVHAICNLDELEDGKSYICSDSRKVKPINLAVARKKLPPWYHARPVSSRRRTVQKARFFPGHSIRRQEPLVMRTPKKLLVFCNGDPSIKRSVVLHKRTTPTFESILGYISELMQFPVVKLHTPDGRRVDGLPGLIMCSGTVVAVGREPFKPSNYTAKKSASPTSPTQLPSKRMGGRRLKAVNRKKKTPSNTSKSRIFSPSSERYIVSQIQNSITESLCNPTNSVELESSRILDSGGETEMETCLGNGAEGQDCALPTDDDIEKSFRVNQDGSMTVEMRVRLTIKEEETVHWTTTLTRSTVANQLTFLPDLEQEEEICSAKSNPKDLHTPSTAIETTKKEDPTSLGNEAFSQNSFEEDKIQVHTDEVSTQTTPTPGQMHIKEKQTSVESITSVTADGIQEERVSLLEKQVANTHNRSSNTRSSSQRNVHFVSDVEDSSSESPSPQSDLCASSAPQSSLSFSYDSSNVITTQPEGNRVKSIREMFLAKSATDVQQGQICYPGPKTSDLCDLRAETSVSGGYQSQTSSDLSSGEDDSSRKSITKGFVRRTIERLYGKKDSHSDVDEISERPPSAPKQKKKDHTSIFSPFHTATCKAMSELSYFNSTNALDTLTEARRCLAFNAQVGPGDSLTVDEGRWLLRDNTLIRKSVSDPVGINKTLSNSPQKEELCEDTEDNSPYSLFNTKSDEEDNKKSFSRKCTYFSLPHGSDSDPCQDDLSSVSKSSMNGDTLTETKDDSEDTKTWAERNGTLPGVISDFKMMDNKVHPLVEVPPDGEVVVAQPVKNQSVVNKRYEPDMLDFLYNFCGQHCPIL, translated from the exons ATGATGAACGAGACTGGGTTCCGGAGGACCCTCCCTGACCAGTTATCAGGGAGTGGGCACACCTTTGGCACGCCACGTCAGACCAGCATCACCAACCCCATCCTGTCAAAGCGGGTCTGCTTCTACAAAAGTGGAGACCCTCAGTTTAATGGTCTACGTATGGTCATCAATAACCGTACTTTTAAAACCTTTGATGCACTCTTGGACAGTTTGTCTAAAAAGGTTCCACTGCCATTTGGAGTGAGAAACATTACCACCCCTCGGGGGGTCCATGCAATCTGTAACTTGGACGAACTAGAGGATGGGAAGTCCTACATCTGTTCTGACAGCCGAAAGGTGAAACCAATCAATCTAGCAGTGGCCAGGAAGAAGCTGCCTCCTTGGTACCACGCTCGGCCTGTTAGTTCTCGCCGAAGGACAGTCCAAAAGGCCAGGTTTTTCCCCGGACACAGCATCCGCAGACAGGAGCCACTGGTTATGCGAACTCCAAAGAAGCTACTGGTCTTTTGCAATGGTGACCCCTCCATCAAACGCAGTGTGGTGCTTCACAAGAGGACTACACCTACATTTGAGTCTATCCTGGGATATATTTCAGAGCTGATGCAGTTCCCTGTGGTGAAATTACACACTCCTGATGGAAGACGT GTGGATGGTCTCCCTGGCTTGATAATGTGCTCTGGGACTGTAGTGGCTGTAGGCAGGGAGCCTTTCAAGCCTTCAAACTATACTGCAAAGAAATCAGCATCTCCAACATCTCCAACACAACTGCCAAGCAAGCGGATGGGTGGTAGAAGACTGAAGGCTGTAAACC GCAAAAAGAAAACTCCATCAAACACTTCTAAGTCAAGGATTTTCTCTCCCTCATCAGAGAGGTACATCGTGAGTCAGATTCAGAACTCCATTACAGAGAGTTTGTGCAACCCCACAAACTCAGTAGAGTTGGAGTCAAGCCGCATACTGGATTCAGGTGGAGAGACGGAGATGGAGACCTGCCTCGGCAATGGAGCTGAAGGGCAGGACTGTGCATTGCCCACAGATGATGATATTGAGAAGTCCTTTCGGGTGAATCAAGACGGGAGCATGACAGTAGAGATGAGGGTCCGGCTGACAATTAAAGAAGAGGAGACTGTCCATTGGACTACCACCCTGACCCGCTCCACTGTAGCCAATCAGCTTACTTTTTTACCAGACCTTGAACAAGAAGAGGAAATCTGCTCAGCAAAATCAAACCCTAAAGACTTACACACTCCCTCTACTGCCATAGAAACCACCAAAAAGGAGGATCCGACATCACTGGGCAACGAAGCTTTCAGTCAGAACAGCTTTGAGGAGGATAAAATCCAAGTGCATACAGATGAAGTGTCGACTCAGACGACACCAACCCCAGGACAAATGCACATTAAAGAAAAGCAAACCTCTGTGGAGAGCATCACATCAGTGACAGCAGACGGGATTCAGGAAG AGAGAGTAAGTCTTCTGGAAAAGCAAGTTGCTAATACCCACAACAGGAGTTCAAACACCAGAAGTTCCTcacagagaaatgttcattttgtttctgaCGTTGAGGATTCGTCCTCGGAGTCTCCCTCGCCCCAGTCAGATCTCTGCGCCAGCTCAGCGCCTCAGTCATCATTATCTTTCAGCTACGATTCCAGTAATGTTATAACTACACAGCCAGAAGGCAACAGGGTCAAATCCATCAGGGAGATGTTCCTGGCAAAGAGTGCCACCGATGTTCAGCAAGGCCAAATATGTTATCCGGGCCCAAAAACATCAGATCTTTGTGATTTAAGAGCAGAAACCTCAGTTAGTGGTGGCTATCAGTCTCAGACTTCAAGTGACTTGTCAAGTGGTGAAGATGATTCATCCCGTAAATCCATCACTAAAGGTTTTGTGAGGAGAACAATTGAAAGGCTTTATGGCAAGAAAGACTCCCATTCAGATGTAGATGAAATAAGTGAAAGACCCCCATCTGCAcccaaacagaaaaagaaagatcaTACAAGCATTTTCTCTCCCTTCCATACAGCCACTTGTAAAGCAATGTCTGAGTTATCTTATTTTAATTCCACTAATGCACTGGACACCTTGACTGAAGCAAGACGATGCCTTGCTTTTAATGCCCAAGTCGGGCCTGGAGACAGTCTTACTGTCGATGAAGGACGGTGGCTTCTCAGGGACAACACACTGATTAGAAAgtctgtttcagatcctgttgGAATAAATAAAACCTTGTCGAACTCTCCGCAAAAGGAAGAACTGTGTGAGGACACAGAGGACAACTCTCCATATTCACTTTTCAATACGAAGTCGGATGAGGAAGATAACAAAAAGTCATTTTCAAGAAAGTGCACCTACTTTTCTTTGCCTCATGGCAGTGACTCAGATCCATGTCAGGATGATTTAAGTAGTGTGAGCAAGAGCAGCATGAACGGAGACACCCTGACAGAGACTAAGGACGACTCAGAAGACACGAAAACATGGGCAGAAAGGAACGGTACACTGCCTGGTGTTATTAGTGACTTTAAGATGATGGATAACAAAGTACATCCACTAGTTGAGGTTCCACCTGATGGTGAGGTTGTAGTAGCGCAGCCTGTTAAAAATCAATCAGTTGTGAACAAAAGGTATGAACCTGACATGTTGgactttttgtataatttttgtgGTCAACACTGTCCCATTCTGTAA